TGGTTGTGCGATAATAATGGTGGGGTCCCTCACTCTATGTCGCTTTACAGCGAGGAGTATAGCAACCATCCTCTAGTCGTGTCACTTTCAATCGGGGGAGTAGAAGGGATTACGGAAGTTTTGAGAAGGGATTTTTATTGTTACCACAAAGATTATCCGAATGCTCAAAAGTTTCCAGACTTTCTAATAGATCGCAATACTCGGATCACTCCATTATATCAGTTAACGCAGAGGAAGAATGAACAAGAAGCCTTAGAAATTGCTAGGTTACTGATTGAAGAATTTTTGCTCTGCAATCCTGGCCATTTGGACTTGATAGGCCAATCCTGCCTATTCTATGCAGCACGTGATGGCTATGCAAAATTATGTCAATATTTGTGCAAAAGTGGAGCTGATGTCAAGCAGGCAGATAATTTGGGTCAAACATGTCTATTTTACGCAGCAAGGGAAGGTCATGTTGAGGTACTCAAAGTGCTAATTGACTTGGGCGCAGATATCAACGCCCaagataataataaacaaaCATGTCTATTCTATGCATGCAGAGATGGTAGATTTGAAGCAGTTAAGTTTTTACTGGATAAAAACATAAACTATGCCCACAAGGACACTCAACGTCGCAGTGCTTTGACATTTGCCAGATCTAAAAACCATTCCGCTATTGTAAATCTGCTGAAGCAACATATGGCAGAGACaactaatataaatatgagTTCTGGATCTATTGATCATTCGAAGACTAATAAGACTACAATCTCACAATCGGGAATCCCCGTATCTTGGTCTTCCAGTGATGTTGCCGTTAAATATGACGAGAGTACAGTAGATTCTGAGGGGAAGAAGAGATATCGCTTACAGTATAAACCATTTGATAACGATCCTAATTTATGGCTCGATGCGCCGCtggttaaaattattgaatttgaacGCAGATTTCCACACTTGGCTAATTGGCCCAAAACGGCTAACTTACCCACAGCTATTAGAAATCcatttatcaaacaatGGTACTCAGCCGCGACACttattattcaaaatttgagtaAATACGATGGAGGACATATATTTGAAAGGCTTGTTGATGCTAAGAAACAGAATTGCCCAGACTATTACGACGTGATAAAATCACCTATGTCTTTCAGCTGCATCAAAGCCAAACTGAAGAAGTCACAGTATGAATCGCCGCAACAATTTCTAAATGACGTACAGCTTGTCTTTGACAATTGCCACACTTATAATAAAACGGGTACCTGGGTTGCATTAACGGGGAAGGCAATTGAAAAGTACTTCAATAACCAATTGCTGGTGTCTGGATTCAACGATTACGTAGTCAAGCACGAGCAGATTAAGCAACATTTGGAGAATGTAAACACCAGCAATTTGGAATATGACACGCAAATTGTTCAAGCTTGTCATCCTAATTGAACGTATAActttttttaatgtatacAAGCCAAACTACTGCAATTGCTTAATGATTTTAGCCATGTCACTTTTTTATGTCTTCgtattgtatatataaacacaCAATATTATTTCCTTTACATTTCAATTTAAACTGCAACTAGTTATTATGCCTGTATAGTTTGTTGGATATGCTATTAGGATATTTCATGACTTGTCTATTTTATCTAATCTATTctgttataataattatttgaagTACTATCACATCATTATCCATTGACAGTGCTAATGTCCACATATTTCGCATATGGATAATATCTAATAATTGTCTAAATGTATtttgatatcaaatattatgTTCATTTAAACatcacatatattatattaggTATTAGTTATAGTTCtcatatttattaccaCAATCTGTACTTATATACTGATCTTATATCTGATTATATGtagatatttattattatctttATCTTTCGTAAAATTTGGAATGTTTCCGCCTTAAGATTAATACGCATAAACAATCATAATAAGTAATGACAAATACAACTGATTCAGAATAGTTATTGGAGTTGTGATGAATCATCTAGCTGCGTCAACAATTCTTTAAGAATTTTTACAGTATCATTGACGCAAGTAACTGAGTGTCCGATAACACGTTGgtcattgtatattgtgtaATCGTTGCCACCCTAAATCATACTGTTGTTAGTACTTGAAAAGTGCTATCACCGAAGAAGTGGATTTGATCAAACTCCTGTAGgaattttaaacaatatctCTTATCCCAGCCCTAAGTAATTATTCATAATACTTACGGTTGGATAGCAGTCAATTGATATTTCACCCCCTATGGAAAATTCGAGACCATGTTTACCAAATCTACATTAGACGGGAAATTTCATCacatatttgaattttgaaaaatcaaCCTACTTTTCAATCAACTTCTGTTGTAGATCCTTCCTAATTCCATGTTCCAGATCATATGCTTTGAATAATTGCCGCTGGTCGAAGTCCACCGTTCTGCCACAGGggcatatatttattattgccGTACGATAATCAATGAAATTCCCTCTAAATAACTCTAAATTATACCTTTTAACAGGCAATTTTAGTTCAGATATGTACTTCAATGAGTAATCAATTATGGAAGTCAAGATACTCTCTGGCAATTGTTCCGAAATatgctaaattatttttgattacTTTTTTGTGAAAAAGTTGACCATCTTTGTAAGAAATCACGCCATTTTCTGGAAACATGTAATTAAATAGCTCAAAAACTATGTGAGCAATTGCTTACGATGACCTATTTGATTAGTTATAcgtgtaaaatttgaacCAGAGACAAATCCCAAATTATAGCctttaaattttaattgttttagaCAATCAATTAGTTCAGATCCAATGGGCTAAGTTAAATTATAGCTCACTGAAAACCCATGGGTCAGTGTCCCGTCCACGTCAAAAAGATATATCGTTTTAGtcatatacaattatagaTTTATTACGATTAGTACGATGGTTTATTTGTACAGACGTATCAAATAGGCAttactaaatatttattagatattttaaaaaatataacaagttcacatattttaaagtgacaatttgataattagtaatgaattgatgataataaataattatattgtgtaTAATGTggaatttattattattattactattcGAAAACAGAACAAAACAAACTAACTAATCCTCACAATACAGGACATTATTAACGAGCGTATTGTACATAATTTGCGAAACTGTGTGTTGCAGTATTATCTCATAAAACATACAATTAAGTGCACATTTAGGTATAGCGTTATGATATGCTAAcacattaataatatccACAAACAATTACCCGaatatattagttattAGTGTCCCGTAGAATATATGagtatataacaaattagcCTGTATGTAATACGTTAGGGTGGGGTGATATTAATGAATGTACCCAGATATAGAAAAAGCTCAATTCCAATAACCAATCCATTTGGAAACAAATTTGAGGGTATAATAGTTCACAATTAGGACATGTAGAATTTCCTCCAAATACAACCAAATTCAAATCCGTCGAAGGAACCAATTCTATCTCATCTAACAATGAAAATCTCAGTTTCAATGAATATGCCTCAGCAATACAACAAGGGCTACACATAGACAAATTTGACCAATCAAAACTCAATAATCTTGGTTATGATGAACGTTTCGAGTCATATTCATTGTCAAATAATCCATCTGCTAGAGACCTCCCAGGGATGAAGgctgaatttgataatcaCCATCAATATGATTATCAAAATTCTATACCAAATcattacaataattatggaaatatatataaacaaatgaCGCCACAAATTGTGCCTATGGTTGATCCCAGAGCCAGCTACATAAACCCTACCAATCTACTATCCTCTCTTTTTTCCCCTCCCCCTGTAGCACAAGTATATAATGGTGAATGTGATAGGACATTACTAGAAGgtatactaattatttatatagaatTGGGGATCGATTTCAACGATGTGTACAATATGCTTAAGAGTGtcattttatttaaaaagtaCCATGCAATTTATGTAGAATGGATCGCAATACATTGA
The DNA window shown above is from Babesia microti strain RI chromosome III, complete genome and carries:
- a CDS encoding Ankyrin repeats (3 copies) (overlaps_old_locusTagID:BBM_III03765), producing the protein MSLYSEEYSNHPLVVSLSIGGVEGITEVLRRDFYCYHKDYPNAQKFPDFLIDRNTRITPLYQLTQRKNEQEALEIARLLIEEFLLCNPGHLDLIGQSCLFYAARDGYAKLCQYLCKSGADVKQADNLGQTCLFYAAREGHVEVLKVLIDLGADINAQDNNKQTCLFYACRDGRFEAVKFLLDKNINYAHKDTQRRSALTFARSKNHSAIVNLLKQHMAETTNINMSSGSIDHSKTNKTTISQSGIPVSWSSSDVAVKYDESTVDSEGKKRYRLQYKPFDNDPNLWLDAPLVKIIEFERRFPHLANWPKTANLPTAIRNPFIKQWYSAATLIIQNLSKYDGGHIFERLVDAKKQNCPDYYDVIKSPMSFSCIKAKLKKSQYESPQQFLNDVQLVFDNCHTYNKTGTWVALTGKAIEKYFNNQLLVSGFNDYVVKHEQIKQHLENVNTSNLEYDTQIVQACHPN
- a CDS encoding phosphomannomutase (overlaps_old_locusTagID:BBM_III03770); translated protein: MTKTIYLFDVDGTLTHGFSPIGSELIDCLKQLKFKGYNLGFVSGSNFTRITNQIGHLFELFNYMFPENGVISYKDGQLFHKKHISEQLPESILTSIIDYSLKYISELKLPVKRGNFIDYRTAIINICPCGRTVDFDQRQLFKAYDLEHGIRKDLQQKLIEKFGKHGLEFSIGGEISIDCYPTGWDKRYCLKFLQEFDQIHFFGDSTFQGGNDYTIYNDQRVIGHSVTCVNDTVKILKELLTQLDDSSQLQ
- a CDS encoding Protein YIPF7 (overlaps_old_locusTagID:BBM_III03775); the protein is MNVPRYRKSSIPITNPFGNKFEGHVEFPPNTTKFKSVEGTNSISSNNENLSFNEYASAIQQGLHIDKFDQSKLNNLGYDERFESYSLSNNPSARDLPGMKAEFDNHHQYDYQNSIPNHYNNYGNIYKQMTPQIVPMVDPRASYINPTNLLSSLFSPPPVAQVYNGECDRTLLEELGIDFNDVYNMLKSVILFKKMDRNTLNEADIFGPICILILFGISLMLSGRLTFSLLYAIEVFGSICVYIILNCLSQDVYIDLYTTIFILGYSTLPIVPLPILYNTLGRVWIGLGIASFLTCLCWSTAIASIFFETVLYMNNKRYMIAYPTLLFFTYFSFVAIL